The following proteins are encoded in a genomic region of Streptococcus cristatus AS 1.3089:
- the fusA gene encoding elongation factor G, with protein sequence MAREFSLEKTRNIGIMAHVDAGKTTTTERILYYTGKIHKIGETHEGASQMDWMEQEQERGITITSAATTAQWNNHRVNIIDTPGHVDFTIEVQRSLRVLDGAVTVLDSQSGVEPQTETVWRQATEYGVPRIVFANKMDKIGADFLYSVSTLHDRLQANAHPIQLPIGSEDDFRGIIDLIKMKAEIYTNDLGTDILEEDIPAEYLEQAQEYREKLVEAVAETDEELMMKYLEGEEITNEELKAGIRKATINVEFFPVLCGSAFKNKGVQLMLDAVIDYLPSPLDIPAIKGINPDTDEEETRPASDEEPFAALAFKIMTDPFVGRLTFFRVYSGVLQSGSYVLNTSKGKRERIGRILQMHANSRQEIETVYAGDIAAAVGLKDTTTGDSLTDEKAKIILESINVPEPVIQLMVEPKSKADQDKMGIALQKLAEEDPTFRVETNPETGETVISGMGELHLDVLVDRMRREFKVEANVGAPQVSYRETFRASTQARGFFKRQSGGKGQFGDVWIEFTPNEEGKGFEFENAIVGGVVPREFIPAVEKGLVESMANGVLAGYPMVDVKAKLYDGSYHDVDSSETAFKIAASLALKEAAKTAQPAILEPMMLVTITVPEENLGDVMGHVTARRGRVDGMEAHGNSQIVRAYVPLAEMFGYATVLRSASQGRGTFMMVFDHYEDVPKSVQEEIIKKHRGE encoded by the coding sequence ATGGCACGCGAATTTTCACTTGAAAAAACACGTAATATCGGTATCATGGCTCACGTCGATGCTGGTAAAACAACTACAACTGAGCGTATCCTTTACTACACTGGTAAAATTCACAAAATCGGTGAAACTCACGAAGGTGCATCACAGATGGACTGGATGGAGCAAGAGCAAGAACGTGGTATCACTATCACATCTGCTGCGACAACTGCTCAATGGAACAACCACCGCGTAAATATCATCGACACACCAGGACACGTGGACTTCACAATCGAAGTACAACGTTCTCTTCGTGTCTTGGATGGTGCGGTTACCGTTCTTGACTCACAATCAGGTGTTGAGCCTCAAACTGAAACAGTTTGGCGTCAAGCAACTGAGTACGGAGTTCCACGTATCGTATTTGCGAACAAAATGGACAAAATCGGTGCTGACTTCCTTTACTCAGTAAGCACTCTTCATGACCGTCTTCAAGCAAATGCACATCCAATCCAATTGCCAATCGGTTCTGAAGATGATTTCCGTGGTATCATTGACTTGATCAAGATGAAAGCTGAAATCTATACCAACGACCTTGGTACAGATATCTTGGAAGAAGATATTCCTGCTGAATACCTTGAACAAGCACAAGAATACCGTGAAAAATTGGTGGAAGCAGTTGCGGAAACTGATGAAGAATTGATGATGAAATACCTTGAAGGTGAAGAAATCACTAACGAAGAATTGAAAGCTGGTATCCGTAAAGCGACTATCAACGTTGAATTCTTCCCAGTATTGTGTGGTTCAGCCTTCAAGAACAAGGGTGTTCAATTGATGCTTGATGCAGTTATCGATTACTTGCCAAGCCCACTTGATATCCCAGCTATCAAAGGTATCAACCCAGATACAGATGAAGAAGAAACTCGCCCAGCGTCTGACGAAGAGCCATTTGCAGCTCTTGCCTTCAAGATCATGACTGACCCATTCGTAGGTCGTTTGACATTCTTCCGTGTTTACTCAGGTGTGCTTCAATCAGGTTCTTACGTATTGAACACTTCTAAAGGTAAACGTGAACGTATCGGACGTATCCTTCAAATGCACGCTAATAGCCGTCAAGAAATTGAAACTGTATATGCTGGTGATATCGCTGCTGCCGTAGGTTTGAAAGATACAACTACTGGTGACTCTTTGACAGATGAAAAGGCTAAAATCATCCTTGAGTCTATCAACGTTCCAGAACCAGTTATCCAATTGATGGTTGAGCCTAAATCTAAGGCTGACCAAGACAAGATGGGTATCGCCCTTCAAAAATTGGCTGAAGAAGATCCAACATTCCGCGTTGAAACAAACCCTGAAACTGGTGAAACAGTTATCTCTGGTATGGGTGAGCTTCACCTTGACGTCCTTGTTGACCGTATGCGTCGTGAGTTCAAGGTTGAAGCGAACGTAGGTGCTCCTCAAGTATCTTACCGTGAAACATTCCGTGCTTCTACTCAAGCACGTGGATTCTTCAAACGTCAGTCTGGTGGTAAAGGTCAATTTGGTGATGTATGGATTGAATTTACTCCAAACGAAGAAGGTAAAGGATTCGAATTCGAAAATGCAATCGTCGGTGGTGTGGTTCCTCGTGAATTTATCCCAGCGGTTGAAAAAGGTTTGGTAGAATCTATGGCTAACGGTGTTCTTGCAGGTTACCCAATGGTTGACGTTAAAGCTAAACTTTACGATGGTTCATACCACGATGTCGACTCATCTGAAACTGCCTTCAAGATCGCGGCTTCACTTGCATTGAAAGAAGCTGCTAAAACTGCACAACCAGCTATCCTTGAGCCAATGATGTTGGTAACAATCACTGTGCCTGAAGAAAACCTTGGTGACGTTATGGGTCACGTAACAGCTCGTCGTGGACGTGTAGATGGTATGGAAGCTCATGGTAACAGCCAAATCGTTCGTGCTTACGTTCCACTTGCTGAAATGTTCGGTTATGCAACAGTTCTTCGTTCAGCATCACAAGGACGCGGTACTTTCATGATGGTGTTTGACCACTACGAAGATGTACCTAAGTCAGTACAAGAAGAAATCATTAAGAAACACCGTGGTGAATAA
- the rpsG gene encoding 30S ribosomal protein S7, giving the protein MSRKNRAPKREVLPDPLYNSQLVTRLINRVMLDGKRGTAASIVYGAFEQIKEATGNDALEVFETAMENIMPVLEVRARRVGGSNYQVPVEVRPERRTTLGLRWLVTISRGRGEHTMQDRLAKEIMDAANNTGAAVKKREDTHRMAEANRAFAHFRW; this is encoded by the coding sequence ATGAGTCGTAAAAACCGTGCGCCTAAGCGCGAAGTATTGCCAGATCCGCTTTACAATTCACAATTAGTTACTCGTCTTATCAACCGCGTTATGCTTGATGGTAAGCGTGGTACAGCGGCTTCTATCGTTTACGGAGCTTTTGAGCAAATCAAAGAAGCTACTGGGAATGATGCACTTGAAGTATTTGAAACAGCGATGGAAAACATCATGCCTGTTCTTGAAGTACGTGCACGCCGTGTCGGTGGTTCAAACTACCAAGTACCGGTTGAAGTTCGTCCAGAACGTCGTACTACACTTGGCCTTCGTTGGTTGGTAACAATTTCACGTGGTCGTGGTGAACACACTATGCAAGATCGTCTTGCAAAAGAAATCATGGATGCTGCTAACAACACTGGTGCAGCAGTTAAGAAACGCGAAGATACTCACCGTATGGCAGAAGCTAACCGTGCCTTCGCACACTTCCGTTGGTAA
- a CDS encoding 3'-5' exoribonuclease YhaM family protein has translation MKINQMKKDELFEGFYLIKSAEVRQTRAGKNYLAFTFQDDTGVIEGKLWDAQPHNVAEFTAGKVVHMQGRREVYNNTPQVNQLTLRLPKAGEPNNPADFKEKPPVDQKELREYLAQMIFKIENQVWQRVVRSLYSKYDKEFYSYPAAKTNHHAFESGLAFHTATMVKLADAIGDIYPQLNKSLLFAGIMLHDLAKVIELSGPENTEYTVRGNLIGHIALIDEELTKTLAELKIDDTKEDVIVLRHVLLSHHGLLEYGSPVRPKIMEAEILHMIDNLDAEMMMMTTALSLVAPGEMTNKIFALENRSFYKPKIDK, from the coding sequence ATGAAAATTAATCAAATGAAAAAGGATGAACTGTTTGAAGGATTTTATCTGATTAAGTCAGCCGAAGTCCGCCAGACCAGAGCTGGGAAAAATTACCTCGCCTTCACTTTCCAAGATGACACTGGAGTGATTGAGGGGAAATTGTGGGATGCCCAGCCCCATAATGTGGCCGAATTTACAGCGGGGAAAGTCGTCCATATGCAAGGCCGACGCGAAGTCTACAATAACACCCCTCAGGTTAATCAGCTGACGCTACGCCTGCCAAAAGCCGGCGAGCCTAATAATCCTGCTGATTTCAAAGAAAAACCACCGGTTGATCAAAAAGAACTGAGGGAATACTTGGCGCAAATGATTTTCAAAATTGAAAATCAAGTCTGGCAGAGGGTTGTGCGCTCACTTTACAGCAAATACGATAAGGAATTTTATTCCTATCCAGCTGCGAAAACCAATCACCATGCTTTTGAGTCAGGTCTAGCCTTTCACACAGCGACCATGGTCAAACTAGCGGATGCGATTGGCGACATCTATCCTCAGCTCAATAAAAGCCTCCTTTTTGCAGGGATTATGCTGCACGACTTGGCCAAAGTCATTGAGCTGAGTGGCCCAGAAAATACGGAATACACCGTCCGAGGCAATTTGATTGGGCATATCGCACTGATTGATGAGGAACTGACTAAAACCTTGGCGGAGCTGAAAATCGACGACACCAAAGAAGATGTCATCGTTTTGCGCCACGTTCTTCTCAGTCACCACGGCCTTCTTGAATACGGCAGTCCCGTTCGTCCAAAGATCATGGAGGCCGAAATCCTGCACATGATTGACAATCTGGATGCCGAAATGATGATGATGACTACGGCTCTGTCTCTCGTTGCTCCAGGAGAAATGACCAATAAAATATTTGCGCTGGAAAATCGTTCCTTCTATAAACCAAAAATTGACAAGTGA
- the rsmA gene encoding 16S rRNA (adenine(1518)-N(6)/adenine(1519)-N(6))-dimethyltransferase RsmA has product MRIADYSVTRAILERHGFTFKKSFGQNFLTDTNILQKIVDTAEIDKNVNVIEIGPGIGALTEFLAESAAEVMAFEIDERLVPILADTLRDFDNVTVVNQDILKVDLAQYIAEFKNPDLPIKVVANLPYYITTPILMHLIESGIPFSEFVVMMQREVADRISAQPNTKAYGSLSIAVQYYMTAKVAFIVPRTVFVPAPNVDSAILKMVRRDQPAVEVQDEKFFFKVSKVSFVHRRKTLWNNLTSHFGKSEETKAKLTAALEQAELSPSVRGEALTLADFARLADALKEQGL; this is encoded by the coding sequence ATGAGAATTGCAGATTATAGTGTGACCCGTGCCATTCTGGAGCGTCACGGTTTCACTTTTAAAAAATCTTTCGGTCAGAATTTCCTGACGGATACCAACATCCTCCAGAAGATTGTGGATACAGCTGAGATTGACAAAAATGTCAATGTCATTGAAATTGGTCCCGGTATTGGGGCTTTGACAGAGTTTTTGGCGGAAAGTGCCGCAGAGGTCATGGCCTTTGAGATTGATGAGCGTCTGGTGCCCATTTTGGCGGATACTCTGCGCGATTTTGACAATGTGACTGTGGTCAATCAGGATATTCTCAAGGTTGATCTGGCTCAGTACATAGCAGAGTTTAAAAATCCAGACCTGCCTATCAAGGTAGTGGCGAATCTGCCCTACTATATCACGACGCCTATTCTTATGCATTTGATTGAGAGCGGGATTCCTTTTAGTGAGTTTGTCGTTATGATGCAGAGGGAAGTGGCAGATCGTATCTCTGCTCAACCAAATACCAAGGCATATGGTAGCTTGTCGATTGCCGTGCAGTATTACATGACTGCCAAGGTTGCCTTCATCGTGCCGCGGACAGTCTTTGTGCCAGCACCAAATGTGGATTCGGCCATTCTCAAGATGGTACGCAGAGACCAGCCTGCAGTTGAAGTCCAAGACGAGAAATTCTTTTTCAAGGTTTCCAAGGTTAGCTTTGTCCACCGTCGCAAGACGCTCTGGAACAATCTGACCAGTCATTTTGGGAAGTCAGAGGAGACCAAGGCTAAGCTAACAGCTGCTTTAGAGCAAGCTGAATTGTCTCCAAGTGTTCGGGGGGAAGCCTTGACTTTGGCAGATTTTGCCCGTCTGGCGGATGCCTTGAAGGAACAAGGATTATAA
- the gap gene encoding type I glyceraldehyde-3-phosphate dehydrogenase encodes MVVKVGINGFGRIGRLAFRRIQNVEGVEVTRINDLTDPVMLAHLLKYDTTQGRFDGTVEVKEGGFEVNGKFVKVSAERDPEQIDWATDGVEIVLEATGFFAKKDAAEKHLKGGAKKVVITAPGGNDVKTIVFNTNHDVLDGTETVISGASCTTNCLAPMAKALQDNFGVVEGLMTTIHAYTGDQMILDGPHRGGDLRRARAGAANIVPNSTGAAKAIGLVIPELNGKLDGSAQRVPTPTGSVTELVAVLEKNVTVDEVNAAMKAAANESYGYTEDPIVSSDIVGMSYGSLFDATQTKVLDVDGKQLVKVVSWYDNEMSYTAQLVRTLEYFAKIAK; translated from the coding sequence ATGGTAGTTAAAGTTGGTATTAACGGTTTCGGTCGTATCGGTCGTCTTGCTTTCCGTCGTATCCAAAACGTAGAAGGTGTTGAAGTTACTCGCATCAACGACCTTACAGATCCAGTTATGCTTGCACACTTGTTGAAATACGACACAACTCAAGGTCGTTTCGATGGTACTGTTGAAGTTAAAGAAGGTGGATTCGAAGTTAACGGTAAATTCGTTAAAGTTTCTGCTGAACGTGACCCAGAACAAATTGATTGGGCTACTGACGGTGTAGAAATCGTTCTTGAAGCAACTGGTTTCTTTGCTAAGAAAGACGCTGCTGAAAAACACCTTAAAGGTGGAGCTAAGAAAGTTGTTATCACTGCTCCTGGTGGAAACGATGTTAAAACAATCGTATTTAACACTAACCACGACGTTCTTGATGGTACTGAAACAGTTATCTCAGGTGCTTCATGTACTACAAACTGTTTGGCTCCAATGGCTAAAGCACTTCAAGACAACTTTGGTGTTGTAGAAGGATTGATGACTACTATCCACGCTTACACTGGTGACCAAATGATCCTTGACGGACCACACCGTGGTGGTGACCTTCGTCGTGCTCGCGCTGGTGCTGCTAACATCGTTCCTAACTCAACTGGTGCTGCTAAGGCTATCGGCTTGGTAATTCCAGAATTGAACGGTAAACTTGACGGTTCTGCACAACGCGTTCCAACTCCAACTGGATCAGTTACTGAGTTGGTAGCAGTTCTTGAAAAGAACGTTACTGTTGATGAAGTAAACGCAGCTATGAAAGCAGCAGCTAACGAATCATACGGTTACACAGAAGATCCAATCGTATCTTCAGATATCGTAGGTATGTCTTACGGTTCATTGTTCGACGCAACTCAAACTAAAGTTCTTGATGTTGACGGCAAACAATTGGTTAAAGTTGTATCATGGTACGACAACGAAATGTCATACACTGCACAACTTGTACGTACTCTTGAATACTTCGCGAAAATCGCTAAATAA
- a CDS encoding DNA recombination protein RmuC — protein sequence MEYIIIILLIINLVFLYFFWQRQGQQEQAIKVLLEEQEDHLSDQLDYRFEQERQQEALRQKELELVLGDRLAEVRTDLHLHLTDLRTEMADSFSKNRDKTDERMRQIQESNDLRLEQMRQTVEEKLEKTLQNRLQTSFETVSKQLESVNRGLGEMQTVARDVGSLNKVLSNTKTRGIMGELQLGQIIEDIMTPSQYEREFATVAGSSERVEYAIKLPGQTEQDYVYLPIDSKFPLADYYRLEEAYESGNKEEIELYRKSLLASVKRFAKDINSKYLAPPATTNFGIMFLPTEGLYSEVVRNPEFFDGLRRDEQIVVAGPSTLSALLNSLSVGFKTLNIQRSADDISKVLGSVKLEFNKFGGILAKAQKHLKNASGSIDELLTRRTNAIERTLRHIELSDQDLQLHLLDIPDEREDYEN from the coding sequence ATGGAGTATATCATCATCATCCTGCTTATCATCAATCTGGTCTTTCTCTATTTCTTCTGGCAGAGGCAGGGGCAGCAGGAGCAGGCAATCAAAGTCTTGCTAGAAGAGCAGGAGGATCACTTGTCTGACCAGCTGGATTACCGTTTTGAGCAAGAAAGACAGCAGGAGGCTCTTCGGCAAAAAGAGTTGGAACTTGTTCTGGGAGATCGGCTAGCCGAAGTTCGAACAGATTTGCACCTTCATTTGACGGATTTGCGAACCGAAATGGCGGATAGTTTCAGCAAAAATCGAGATAAAACCGATGAGCGAATGCGTCAGATTCAGGAGTCCAATGACCTGCGGCTGGAGCAGATGCGCCAGACCGTTGAGGAAAAATTGGAGAAGACTTTGCAGAATCGCCTGCAGACCTCCTTTGAGACGGTATCCAAGCAGCTAGAATCTGTCAATCGTGGTTTGGGAGAGATGCAGACTGTGGCTCGGGATGTGGGCAGCCTCAATAAGGTTCTTTCCAATACCAAAACCCGCGGCATTATGGGCGAGCTCCAGCTGGGACAAATTATCGAAGACATCATGACACCCAGTCAGTATGAGCGGGAATTTGCCACAGTAGCAGGTTCTAGTGAGCGCGTGGAGTATGCCATCAAATTGCCGGGACAGACGGAGCAGGACTATGTCTACCTGCCCATCGATTCCAAGTTTCCTCTGGCGGATTACTACCGCTTGGAAGAGGCTTATGAGTCTGGCAATAAGGAAGAAATTGAACTTTACCGTAAGTCGCTGTTGGCTAGCGTCAAGCGCTTTGCCAAGGATATCAACAGCAAATACCTAGCTCCGCCAGCTACGACTAATTTTGGGATTATGTTTTTGCCAACGGAAGGTCTCTATTCCGAAGTGGTTCGCAATCCAGAGTTTTTCGACGGCCTGCGGCGAGATGAGCAGATTGTCGTGGCGGGTCCATCTACCTTGTCAGCCCTACTTAATTCTCTCTCAGTTGGCTTTAAAACCCTGAACATCCAGCGTAGCGCAGATGACATCAGCAAGGTTCTGGGCAGTGTCAAGCTGGAATTCAACAAATTTGGCGGCATTCTAGCCAAGGCCCAGAAGCACCTGAAGAACGCTTCTGGCAGCATCGATGAGCTACTGACTCGCCGAACCAATGCCATTGAAAGAACGCTGCGACACATTGAATTGTCTGACCAAGACCTTCAGTTACACTTGCTAGATATTCCAGATGAAAGGGAAGACTATGAAAATTAA
- the rsgA gene encoding ribosome small subunit-dependent GTPase A has protein sequence MQGIIIKALAGFYYVESDGQVYQTRARGNFRKKGQTPYVGDHVEFSADKDSEGYILKIAERKNSLVRPPIVNIDQAVVIMSAKEPDFNANLLDRFLVLLEHKRIHPIIYISKLDLLEDEQSLDVYVQAYQAIGYEVVKTTEELLPLLTGKITVFMGQTGVGKSTLLNKIAPDLQLETGEISESLGRGRHTTRAVSFYNLNGGKIADTPGFSSLDYEVDKAEDLNGAFPEIAEISRDCKFRTCTHTHEPACAVKPAVEDERIAAFRFENYLQFLSEIENRRETYKKTAKKLPK, from the coding sequence TTGCAAGGAATAATTATCAAAGCCTTGGCTGGCTTTTATTATGTAGAGTCAGATGGGCAGGTGTATCAGACGAGAGCGCGTGGAAATTTCCGCAAAAAAGGTCAGACGCCTTATGTTGGTGACCATGTCGAATTTTCAGCGGACAAGGATTCTGAAGGCTACATTTTAAAAATCGCCGAGCGTAAAAATAGTTTGGTGCGGCCACCCATTGTAAACATTGATCAGGCAGTTGTCATCATGAGTGCCAAGGAGCCGGACTTCAATGCTAATCTCTTGGATCGTTTTTTGGTGCTTTTGGAGCATAAGCGGATCCATCCTATTATCTACATCAGCAAGTTAGACCTGCTTGAAGATGAGCAGAGCTTGGATGTCTATGTACAGGCCTATCAGGCCATCGGCTATGAGGTCGTTAAAACCACTGAGGAGTTACTGCCACTTCTGACAGGGAAAATCACTGTTTTCATGGGTCAGACCGGTGTTGGAAAGTCCACCCTGCTCAATAAAATAGCACCAGACTTGCAATTAGAAACAGGAGAAATTTCTGAAAGTCTGGGGCGGGGGCGTCATACGACACGAGCGGTTAGCTTTTATAACCTGAATGGCGGAAAGATTGCGGACACTCCGGGCTTTTCTTCCTTAGACTATGAAGTAGACAAGGCAGAAGATCTGAATGGAGCCTTTCCAGAAATTGCCGAAATCAGTCGGGACTGCAAATTCCGAACTTGTACCCATACGCACGAGCCGGCTTGTGCTGTCAAACCAGCCGTAGAAGACGAGCGAATTGCTGCTTTTCGTTTTGAAAATTACCTGCAATTTCTCAGTGAAATCGAGAACCGTCGTGAAACCTATAAAAAGACAGCTAAAAAACTTCCTAAATAA
- the rpe gene encoding ribulose-phosphate 3-epimerase, whose protein sequence is MKTFKIAPSVLSADYANFETELKKLEASGAEYAHLDVMDGHFVPNISFGAGVVASMRPHSKMVFDCHLMVSNPEHHIEDFARAGADIISIHVEATPHIHGALQKIRAAGVKPSVAINPGTPVEAIKNVLNLVDQVLVMTVNPGFGGQAFLPETMGKIRELVALREANHLNFDIEVDGGIDDKTIQMAREAGANVFVTGSYVFKGDVGHQVQTLRDALDD, encoded by the coding sequence ATGAAAACATTTAAAATTGCTCCCTCTGTTCTGAGTGCGGACTATGCTAATTTTGAGACTGAGTTGAAAAAGCTAGAAGCTAGCGGAGCAGAGTATGCCCATTTGGATGTCATGGATGGCCATTTTGTCCCTAATATCAGCTTTGGAGCTGGGGTTGTGGCCAGTATGCGTCCCCACAGCAAGATGGTTTTTGATTGCCATCTCATGGTGTCCAATCCTGAGCATCATATTGAGGACTTTGCTCGGGCAGGTGCAGATATTATCAGCATCCATGTGGAAGCGACACCGCATATTCATGGGGCTCTGCAGAAGATTCGTGCGGCAGGTGTCAAACCTAGCGTTGCTATCAATCCTGGAACACCAGTTGAAGCGATAAAAAATGTTTTGAATCTAGTGGATCAGGTCCTAGTCATGACAGTCAATCCAGGTTTTGGTGGTCAGGCATTTCTCCCCGAAACCATGGGTAAGATTCGTGAACTAGTCGCTCTGCGAGAAGCTAATCATCTAAACTTTGATATTGAGGTTGACGGAGGGATTGACGATAAGACGATTCAGATGGCTAGAGAAGCTGGCGCTAATGTTTTCGTAACAGGCAGCTATGTCTTCAAAGGTGATGTCGGTCATCAAGTGCAGACCTTGAGGGATGCGTTAGATGACTAG
- a CDS encoding thiamine diphosphokinase, translating into MTRIALFAGGDLTAVNRDFDVFVGVDRGAFYLLKQGLPLDLAIGDFDSVSDEELLRIKASAKEVIQAQPEKDDTDLELAVLACLERYSDAYLTIFGAFGGRLDHALANVFLPSNDKIAPYMEQLTLVDAQNCIRYVPSGRHEIKPVEGMDYLAFLPTEDVALTIEGAKYPLNERNFFFKKVYASNEFIDRPVFLSFDKGYTVVIYSKDRS; encoded by the coding sequence ATGACTAGAATTGCTCTGTTTGCTGGCGGTGATTTGACTGCGGTCAATCGAGATTTTGATGTTTTTGTCGGAGTTGATCGTGGTGCCTTTTATTTGCTAAAGCAGGGATTGCCTCTGGACTTAGCGATTGGCGATTTTGACTCTGTTTCCGATGAAGAATTGCTGCGCATAAAAGCTAGCGCCAAGGAAGTCATTCAGGCTCAGCCTGAAAAGGATGATACGGACTTGGAATTGGCTGTTCTGGCTTGCCTTGAGCGCTATTCAGATGCTTATCTGACGATTTTCGGCGCCTTTGGCGGTCGTCTAGACCATGCTCTGGCCAATGTTTTTTTGCCCAGCAATGATAAAATCGCTCCCTATATGGAGCAGCTGACTTTAGTGGATGCCCAGAATTGCATCCGCTATGTGCCCTCTGGTCGTCATGAAATTAAGCCAGTGGAAGGCATGGACTATCTGGCCTTTCTGCCGACAGAGGATGTGGCTCTGACCATTGAAGGAGCCAAATATCCTTTGAATGAAAGGAATTTTTTCTTTAAAAAAGTCTATGCTTCTAACGAATTTATAGATAGACCTGTATTTTTATCCTTTGACAAGGGTTATACGGTTGTTATTTACAGTAAAGATAGGAGTTGA
- the purR gene encoding pur operon repressor — protein MKLRRSERMVVISNYLINHPYQLTSLNTFAEKYESAKSSISEDIVIIKRAFEEIEIGTIETITGAGGGVVFTPSISEEDAKVIVQDLRDQLSESNRILPGGYIYLSDLLSTPSILNNIGRIIAKAFKDQKIDAVMTVATKGVPLANAVANVLNVPFVIVRRDLKITEGSTVSVNYVSGSSGDRIEKMFLSKRSLKAGSRVLIVDDFLKGGGTVNGMISLLSEFDSELAGVAVFADNAQASRDHLDYKSLLKVTNIDVKSNTIDVEIGNIFD, from the coding sequence ATGAAATTAAGAAGAAGTGAGCGCATGGTGGTTATTTCCAATTACTTGATTAACCATCCTTACCAATTAACAAGTTTAAATACATTTGCAGAAAAATATGAATCTGCCAAGTCTTCTATTTCAGAAGACATCGTGATTATCAAACGTGCCTTTGAAGAAATTGAAATTGGTACGATTGAGACCATTACGGGTGCCGGAGGAGGTGTTGTCTTCACTCCTTCCATTTCAGAAGAAGATGCAAAAGTCATCGTTCAGGATCTCCGCGATCAACTATCTGAAAGCAATCGAATCCTGCCTGGCGGCTATATCTACTTGTCCGATTTGCTTAGTACGCCATCTATCCTCAATAATATCGGTCGCATCATTGCCAAAGCTTTCAAAGATCAAAAGATTGATGCGGTTATGACAGTTGCGACCAAGGGAGTTCCGCTTGCCAATGCTGTCGCGAATGTTTTGAATGTTCCCTTTGTCATTGTCCGTCGCGATTTGAAAATCACTGAGGGCTCAACAGTCAGTGTCAACTATGTCTCTGGCTCTAGTGGAGATCGGATTGAAAAAATGTTCCTCTCCAAACGTAGTCTCAAGGCTGGCAGTCGAGTGCTGATTGTCGATGACTTTCTTAAGGGAGGCGGAACGGTTAATGGGATGATTAGCCTTCTGTCTGAGTTTGATTCAGAGTTGGCAGGAGTGGCAGTCTTTGCAGACAATGCCCAAGCAAGTCGCGATCATCTAGATTACAAATCACTGTTGAAGGTGACCAATATCGATGTCAAATCAAATACAATAGATGTTGAGATTGGAAATATATTTGATTAA
- the rpsL gene encoding 30S ribosomal protein S12: MPTINQLVRKPRKSKVEKSKSPALNVGYNSHKKVQTNVSSPQKRGVATRVGTMTPKKPNSALRKFARVRLSNLIEVTAYIPGIGHNLQEHSVVLLRGGRVKDLPGVRYHIVRGALDTAGVTDRKQGRSKYGTKRPKA; the protein is encoded by the coding sequence ATGCCTACAATTAACCAATTGGTTCGCAAACCGCGTAAATCAAAAGTAGAAAAATCTAAATCACCAGCTTTGAACGTTGGTTACAACAGCCACAAAAAAGTTCAAACAAACGTATCTTCACCACAAAAACGTGGTGTTGCAACTCGTGTCGGAACTATGACACCTAAGAAGCCTAACTCAGCCCTTCGTAAATTTGCCCGTGTACGTTTGAGCAACTTGATCGAAGTTACAGCTTACATCCCAGGTATCGGACACAACTTGCAAGAGCACAGCGTGGTTCTTCTTCGTGGTGGACGTGTAAAAGACCTTCCAGGGGTACGTTACCATATCGTTCGTGGTGCACTTGATACAGCAGGTGTTACTGACCGTAAGCAAGGCCGTTCTAAATACGGTACTAAGCGTCCAAAAGCATAA